The Persephonella hydrogeniphila region GGCTTGCAAAAGAAAAATTTAGTAAAGTATACGCAATATCATTTGATTACGGACAGAAGCATAAAATAGAGCTTGATTTTGCAAAACAGCTTACAGAAGAAGCAGGTGTAGAAAAACATTTTATAGTTGATGTTCCGCATCTTAAAGGTATTGAAGGTTCAGCTCTGACAGACGAAAAAATCGAAGTTCCATCTGAAGAGTACCCTGAAGGACCCCCAATAACAACAGTTCCAATGAGAAATCTAAACTTTCTTGCCATAGCAGCCTCATTTGCAGATGTTTATGAGATAGAAAATATAGGGATAGGAATTCATTCTGTAGACAGCCCTTATCCAGACTGCAGGGCTGAATTTGCATCATCAGCAGAAGCTGCAATAAATGCTTCTTCTGTAATGGTTGCAAAAAAGAAAAACAGGATTACTGTATGGACGCCATTTCTCGGGATGACAAAAGCTGAAGTTCTAAAAACCGGATTAAGATTAGGGGTACCTTATGAAAAAACATACTCATGTTACAGAGGCACCATACCCCCCTGTGGTGAATGTGCAACATGCAGACAGAGGGAGGAAGCTTTTAAAGAAGCAGGAATAGAAGACCCAACAAAAAAGTTAGAAGGTAGGTAAATGGGAGAAAAAACAAAAAAGATAGTTATTGTAGAGTCTCCAAAAAAAGCAAGGGAGATACAAAAATTTTTAGGCAAGGACTTTTCTGTTAAAGCAACTGTAGGGCATTTTAAGGACTTACCGGAAAAGGAAATGGGAGTAGATCTTAAAAGTTTCAAACCAAAATTTGTTATCAAATCCCCCAACCATAAAAAGATGCTATCCCAGATAAAAAAACTTGCAGAGAATGCCGAAGTTTACATAGCAACAGACCCTGATAGAGAGGGATACGCCATCGGTTATTTTATGTACGATGAACTTAAGAAAAAAGCAAAAGAGATCAAAAGAGCAGAATTTCATGAGATAACACCTAAGCATATAAAAGAGGTGATTAAAAAAGCCCCTAAGTTTGAGGAAACAAACTTTGGACTCTTTGATGCATTCTTAGGAAGAAGAGTCGGTGACAGAATTGTCGGTTATATCCTTTCACCAATAGCCTCAAAAGAGATAGGAGGAAGGTTCAGCGTTGGTAGAGTTCAATCTCCAGCTGTAAGACTTGTTGTTGAAAGGGAAAGAGAGATACAGAGTTTTAAACCGACACCTTATTACGTCCTATCAGCAACTCTAAAAAAAGACAATATAGAATTTCTCTCTTTTTATGAAAAACAGAGAATAGAAGATCAAGAGCTTGCACAAAAAATTTATAATGATATAAAAGATGAAACAACTGCCACAGTCATAGATATCCAGAAAAAACAGGTTAAACAATCACCAAAACCACCTTTTACAACTTCTGTTTTACAGCAAACAGCAAACTCACAGCTTAGATTCTCCCCAGAAAAAACAATGATGCTTGCACAGGATCTATTTGAGAATGGTCTGATCACCTACCACAGAACAGATAGTGTAAGGATATCAGATGAAGCTATAAAAAAGATAAGGGATTTTATAAAGAAAGAGTTTGGAAATGATTATCTTCCTCCACGGGCAAAAAAATACAAATCAAAAAACACACAGGCAGATGCTCACGAAGCAATAAGAATAACAAATTTTGTTTCTTTAGAGGAACAAAAAAAACTCCTACAGGAAAAAGGTCTTTCAGAAGATCACTTCAAGCTACTTAAACTTATATACCAGAGAACCATAGCTTCCCAGATGAAAGAGGCAGTTTACGAAAGGACAACAGCCTTCTTTGATATAAAAGGATACAGATTCAAGACAACAGGCTCTGTTCTTGTATTTGACGGTTATAAAAAAGTGTACAACATAGAAGACAAAGAGGAAACTCAGAAAATTCCCCCTCTCAAAAAGGGAGAAACAGTCCAAAAAGTAGACCAGAAGCTCGAAGAAAAATGGACAAAACCTCCCCCAAGGTATACAGAGGGTTCCCTCGTGAAAAAACTTGAAGAATTAGGAATAGGAAGACCATCAACATACGCAACAATAATGAAAACAATAAAAGATAGAGGGTACGTTGTAAAAGAAGGAAATGCTCTTAAACCAACAGAAGCAGCCTATGAACTTATAGACTACTTAGATAAAAAATACAACTGGGTTGTTGATTACGACTTTACAAAAAGAATGGAAGAGTTTCTTGATTATGTCGAGCAGAAAAAAAAGAACTGGAAAGAGTTTGTTAAACAGCTGTACGAAAAAACCCAATCATCTACAAAATCTGTTATATCTAAAAAGATGTTAGATTATGCCCTTGATCTGGCAAAAAAACATGGAAAGGACATATCAGATATAATAGACAACCCTGAAAAACTAAAACAGTTTATAGACCAGCACAAAGAAACAAAACCAACAGATAAACAGATAGCTTATGCAAGATCCCTTTCAGAAAAAACAGGATTAGAACTACCTGAAGATGTTCTGCAGGATAAAGAGAAAATAAAAAAATGGATCAACAAAGCAAAAAAAGAAGCTATGAAAAACTACCAGCTCTCAGAAAAACAGAAAGCTGTTCTTATAAAAAACGGTAAAGAAGAACTTATAAGTCAGCCTGAAAAAGCATTAAAATGGCTTAATTCTTACTTTAGAAAAAGGAGAAAAAAATAAAAAGGCGGGTCTTGCGACCCGCAGGAAATGGAGGGGGAGGGAGGGGGATGCTAACTTAGGGTAGTTATAATTTATTACATATATTTCTTATTAGGAATGATTTTTATCATATAAATCAGTTAATAAGTATTTAATTTTGCAATTTCCTTATTTTCCAAATACTTACATAAACAAAAGGCTGGTTTAAAAAGCTGAATAATGGTAAAATTATACCTGTCGAAAAAATATAAACGGAGATAAAAAATGATAGACAAACAAACAGTTATTAAAGTGGCCGAACTTTCAAAGCTAAAACTTACAGAAGAAGAAATAGAGATGTTCTCGAAGCAATTATCTGAGATATTAGGATTTATAGAAAAACTTGAAGAATTAGATACTGAAAATATATTACCATTCTATGAATTAAATCAGCAGGAAACCCCTATGAGGGACGATATACCACAGGAAGGACTTACAAATGAAGAGGCTTTATCAAATGCCCCTCAGTCTGAAAATGGATTTTTTGTAGTCCCAAGGGTTGTTTCTGCTGAGTAAAAAGGAGGAATTCTTTAGATGAGTGAAGCTTTAGATCAGAAAGAGTTAGAAGCAAAAAGAAAAGCGTTAGAAAGTGCCCTTTCCCAGATAGAAAAGAGATTCGGGAAAGGTTCTGTTATGACACTGAGCTCGGAAGCCATAAAATCTGTTGAGGCAATCCCTTCAGGGTCTTTAACACTTGACCTTGCAACAGGTATCGGAGGAATACCAAGAGGAAGAGTAACAGAAATTTTTGGACCTGAATCTTCAGGAAAAACAACACTTACTTTGCATCTAATAGCCGAAGCTCAGAAAATGGGAGGAAAGGCTGTATTTATTGATGCAGAACATGCCTTCGATCCTAAGTATGCAAAAGCTATAGGTGTTAATATAGAAGATCTTATTGTTTCACAGCCTGATTATGGAGAGCAGGCGCTTGAGATAGCAGAAACCCTCATAAGAAGCGGTGCTGTCGATGTAGTTATCATAGACTCTGTTGCAGCTCTTGTTCCAAAGGCTGAGCTGGAAGGAGACATAGAAGATTCCAACGTCGGTTTACACGCAAGACTTATGTCTAAAGCAATGAGGGTTCTAAAGGGTGCTGTAAATAAATCAAATACAGCCCTTGTTTTGATCAATCAGATTAGAGAAAAAGTAGGAGTGATGTTCGGTAATCCAGAAACAACAACAGGTGGTAGAGCTATCAAATTTTTCGCAGATATGAGACTTGAAGTAAGAAAAAAAGATATAAAAGATTCTGGAGAAAAAGTAGGAAGCAGAGTAAAGGTCAAAGTAGTTAAAAATAAACTTGCTCCTCCGTTTAAAGAGGCTGAGTTTGATGTTATATACGGAGAGGGAATATCAAAAGAAGGTGAAATTCTTGATCTGGGAGAAGAATTAGGAATAATAAACAAAAGCGGAGCATGGTACTCCTACGGCGATATGAAAATAGGACAGGGAAGAGAAAAGGCAAGGGAGTTCTTAAAACAAAACCCAGAAATAAGGGAGGAGATAGAACAAAAAATAAGGGAGGCTATCACAGGTGGAATTAAATGAGATTTTAACTGATGCTGTTAATATGAATGCAACAGATATACATCTGAAGATAGGGAGACACCCTGTCTTCAGAATAAACAGGAAACTGACAGACATAGAAAAGTACGGAAAAATAAAAGAACATGACATAGTAAACTTTATAAACGCTGTTATAAAAAGTGAAAACAAAAAGGCAGA contains the following coding sequences:
- the queC gene encoding 7-cyano-7-deazaguanine synthase QueC, encoding MKQESKIIVLVSGGMDSATLLWLAKEKFSKVYAISFDYGQKHKIELDFAKQLTEEAGVEKHFIVDVPHLKGIEGSALTDEKIEVPSEEYPEGPPITTVPMRNLNFLAIAASFADVYEIENIGIGIHSVDSPYPDCRAEFASSAEAAINASSVMVAKKKNRITVWTPFLGMTKAEVLKTGLRLGVPYEKTYSCYRGTIPPCGECATCRQREEAFKEAGIEDPTKKLEGR
- the topA gene encoding type I DNA topoisomerase codes for the protein MGEKTKKIVIVESPKKAREIQKFLGKDFSVKATVGHFKDLPEKEMGVDLKSFKPKFVIKSPNHKKMLSQIKKLAENAEVYIATDPDREGYAIGYFMYDELKKKAKEIKRAEFHEITPKHIKEVIKKAPKFEETNFGLFDAFLGRRVGDRIVGYILSPIASKEIGGRFSVGRVQSPAVRLVVEREREIQSFKPTPYYVLSATLKKDNIEFLSFYEKQRIEDQELAQKIYNDIKDETTATVIDIQKKQVKQSPKPPFTTSVLQQTANSQLRFSPEKTMMLAQDLFENGLITYHRTDSVRISDEAIKKIRDFIKKEFGNDYLPPRAKKYKSKNTQADAHEAIRITNFVSLEEQKKLLQEKGLSEDHFKLLKLIYQRTIASQMKEAVYERTTAFFDIKGYRFKTTGSVLVFDGYKKVYNIEDKEETQKIPPLKKGETVQKVDQKLEEKWTKPPPRYTEGSLVKKLEELGIGRPSTYATIMKTIKDRGYVVKEGNALKPTEAAYELIDYLDKKYNWVVDYDFTKRMEEFLDYVEQKKKNWKEFVKQLYEKTQSSTKSVISKKMLDYALDLAKKHGKDISDIIDNPEKLKQFIDQHKETKPTDKQIAYARSLSEKTGLELPEDVLQDKEKIKKWINKAKKEAMKNYQLSEKQKAVLIKNGKEELISQPEKALKWLNSYFRKRRKK
- the gatC gene encoding Asp-tRNA(Asn)/Glu-tRNA(Gln) amidotransferase subunit GatC, translated to MIDKQTVIKVAELSKLKLTEEEIEMFSKQLSEILGFIEKLEELDTENILPFYELNQQETPMRDDIPQEGLTNEEALSNAPQSENGFFVVPRVVSAE
- the recA gene encoding recombinase RecA; the encoded protein is MSEALDQKELEAKRKALESALSQIEKRFGKGSVMTLSSEAIKSVEAIPSGSLTLDLATGIGGIPRGRVTEIFGPESSGKTTLTLHLIAEAQKMGGKAVFIDAEHAFDPKYAKAIGVNIEDLIVSQPDYGEQALEIAETLIRSGAVDVVIIDSVAALVPKAELEGDIEDSNVGLHARLMSKAMRVLKGAVNKSNTALVLINQIREKVGVMFGNPETTTGGRAIKFFADMRLEVRKKDIKDSGEKVGSRVKVKVVKNKLAPPFKEAEFDVIYGEGISKEGEILDLGEELGIINKSGAWYSYGDMKIGQGREKAREFLKQNPEIREEIEQKIREAITGGIK